From Weissella diestrammenae, a single genomic window includes:
- the nrdH gene encoding glutaredoxin-like protein NrdH — MAITVYTKNNCVQCMMTKKTLMQYGVTFDVKNVDEEPEALAFLKAEGFQAVPVVFSNNSEPIKGFRPDLLKNLKEAM, encoded by the coding sequence ATGGCAATTACCGTTTATACAAAGAATAACTGTGTACAATGCATGATGACTAAGAAAACATTAATGCAATATGGTGTAACGTTCGATGTCAAAAATGTTGACGAGGAGCCAGAGGCACTTGCTTTCCTAAAAGCGGAAGGCTTTCAAGCGGTTCCTGTTGTATTCTCAAATAATAGTGAACCAATTAAGGGCTTCCGGCCTGACCTGCTAAAAAATTTAAAAGAAGCAATGTAA
- a CDS encoding class Ib ribonucleoside-diphosphate reductase assembly flavoprotein NrdI, protein MTTYANAQSTYIFTPIEISDVSDDIELTTPFFAFVPTYLDGGNGIHSGVKEIMTNGLMEYLSLNDTNHQLLGLIGSGNKNFNAQYLLTARRYATHFNVPMIGEYELRGTQADIERIYQNILRRLTTSTTSASDTTQIQSNLRMLLFEQEQHGEAIVIDDDARYVSQILPADQHQFEHITNITTVTSPENIYTEQINLIANEHYWMCPIKKKSLTFK, encoded by the coding sequence TTGACTACCTATGCAAACGCTCAATCAACTTACATTTTTACGCCAATTGAGATTTCTGATGTCAGCGATGACATCGAGCTCACGACACCTTTTTTTGCCTTTGTGCCGACTTATCTTGATGGTGGTAATGGTATTCACAGTGGCGTCAAAGAAATCATGACTAATGGATTAATGGAATATCTGTCATTAAATGACACTAATCATCAATTATTAGGTCTTATCGGCTCTGGTAATAAAAATTTTAATGCCCAATATCTACTAACCGCACGTCGATATGCAACCCATTTTAACGTCCCAATGATTGGAGAATACGAACTACGTGGGACCCAAGCCGATATCGAACGAATTTATCAAAACATCTTACGCCGCTTAACAACCTCAACGACAAGCGCATCTGATACGACACAAATACAATCAAATTTAAGAATGTTACTTTTCGAACAAGAACAACATGGTGAAGCAATTGTCATCGATGACGATGCTCGCTATGTTTCACAAATTTTGCCTGCCGATCAACATCAATTTGAACACATTACTAATATCACAACTGTAACGTCACCTGAAAACATTTATACAGAACAGATTAATCTCATTGCCAATGAACATTACTGGATGTGCCCAATTAAGAAAAAATCATTAACCTTTAAATGA
- the accA gene encoding carboxyltransferase subunit alpha, with the protein MALFNREKTAAQVVKKSREDTYHAEELIQGIFDEFVELHGDRLAGDDPAIIGGIGRLQGQAVTVIAIDKGLDINDKINKRNGSPEPWGYRKALRLMKQAEKFHRPIITLINTPGAFPGKTAEDQGQGAAIAQSILASMSLSVPMIAIIYGEGGSGGALALATTDRLWMFENATYSILSPEGFAAILWKDAKRADEAAEMMGLTANTLLAKQVVDAIIPENRNKLKLYKGLQEKLGHEINALMQLDTETLIAQRRARFRAF; encoded by the coding sequence ATGGCTTTATTTAATCGAGAAAAGACAGCCGCACAGGTGGTCAAAAAATCACGAGAAGATACGTATCATGCAGAAGAATTAATTCAAGGCATTTTTGATGAGTTCGTCGAACTGCATGGCGATCGTTTGGCTGGCGACGATCCGGCTATTATTGGTGGTATTGGACGTTTACAGGGGCAAGCGGTAACTGTCATTGCAATTGATAAAGGGTTAGATATTAATGACAAAATTAATAAACGAAATGGTTCGCCTGAACCATGGGGTTATCGGAAAGCATTACGTCTGATGAAACAGGCGGAAAAATTTCACCGGCCAATTATTACGCTAATTAATACACCAGGGGCATTCCCAGGTAAAACGGCTGAGGATCAGGGTCAAGGCGCTGCTATTGCGCAAAGCATTTTAGCTAGTATGTCATTATCCGTTCCAATGATTGCCATTATTTATGGAGAAGGTGGATCTGGCGGTGCCTTGGCACTTGCGACAACGGATCGATTATGGATGTTTGAAAATGCGACTTATTCGATCCTATCACCTGAAGGTTTTGCGGCGATTCTTTGGAAAGACGCGAAACGTGCTGATGAAGCCGCAGAAATGATGGGCTTAACGGCAAATACATTACTTGCAAAGCAAGTTGTTGATGCCATAATTCCTGAGAATCGAAATAAATTGAAACTTTATAAAGGCCTTCAAGAAAAGTTAGGCCATGAAATTAATGCATTAATGCAATTGGACACGGAGACACTAATTGCACAACGACGAGCTCGTTTTCGTGCGTTTTGA
- a CDS encoding acetyl-CoA carboxylase carboxyltransferase subunit beta — protein MDLFNNQSNDHPAPKLKRNAQLNNQIPDGLFLACPYCGAQIYSKQLGRERVCPNCAYGFRLQAHERVALLTDEFIELDADLVLPPDDFPGYQAKLDRARQQTDLNDSVLTGLAKLGQEKIALGIMDSYFIMGSLGVITGEKIARLFETATQKSLPVVLFTASGGARMQEGIQSLMQMAKTSAVIAAHQEAGLLFIVVITDPTTGGVTASFANDGDITLAEPHALIGFAGRRVIEQTIHEKLPSDFQRAETVLENGFIDAVVDRRELKSMLMTLIGFHTKEKI, from the coding sequence ATGGATTTATTCAATAATCAAAGTAATGATCACCCAGCACCCAAGTTGAAACGGAATGCGCAATTAAATAATCAGATACCAGATGGTCTATTTTTAGCTTGCCCATATTGTGGGGCACAAATTTATTCAAAACAGTTAGGACGAGAACGTGTTTGTCCTAATTGTGCGTATGGATTTCGGCTCCAAGCGCATGAGCGCGTGGCATTGTTGACGGACGAATTCATTGAATTGGATGCCGATTTAGTTTTGCCACCAGACGATTTTCCAGGATATCAAGCTAAACTAGATCGGGCGCGACAACAAACTGATTTAAATGATTCGGTTCTAACTGGGCTCGCAAAACTTGGTCAAGAAAAAATTGCGCTTGGTATTATGGACTCATACTTTATTATGGGGTCATTAGGCGTGATAACTGGTGAGAAAATTGCGCGTTTATTTGAAACGGCAACTCAAAAAAGCCTACCAGTTGTTTTGTTTACAGCATCAGGTGGTGCACGGATGCAAGAAGGTATCCAGTCATTGATGCAGATGGCAAAAACGTCGGCTGTCATTGCCGCCCATCAAGAAGCAGGATTATTGTTTATCGTTGTCATTACCGATCCCACGACTGGCGGTGTCACCGCATCGTTTGCAAATGACGGCGATATTACTTTAGCTGAACCACATGCACTAATTGGATTTGCTGGTCGCCGGGTGATTGAACAAACCATTCATGAGAAATTGCCAAGTGATTTTCAGCGCGCTGAAACCGTCTTAGAAAATGGCTTTATTGATGCGGTCGTTGATCGACGTGAATTAAAGTCGATGTTGATGACATTGATTGGCTTCCATACGAAGGAGAAAATCTAA